The genomic stretch GAGTTTCAGCTGATAAACTTTTGTCTAATTCACTAAGAAAACACTGATTCAGATCTGATTCAGACTCACTTCAGTTTGAATGTGAACAGGCATTTGTTTCTGTCATATTGTCTGATATTTGTCATCATTGTATGTTTAAACATGTTCTGAATGAAGTGACTTGTCTCTCCAGCTCTCAGGTCAAACATTACAATATTTCATTCCGATATTGATTTATCATTGTTATAGATCAGCATATTTGATATTTGATCACTTGTCACTTCatatagagtttttttttttaaatgagtacaGTTATGACTCATTTACACACttaacaaaacaatattttatgtttgtttgtgaaacatagacatttttattttcttactCTTGACCTCCACTGAGAAGAATTACAGTGTAACTTGAATGTCATATTccatgtttttatttcagacATTTCAGAGACCAGCTCAGTGATCCGGATTCTTTTGATGGGCAGAAATGGTTCTGGGAAAAGCTCATCAGGAGGAAGCTCTATACTTGTTGAAACAAGGTTTAAAGAGCTTGTGTgatggtaaaaaaaaagattggagAGAAACAGGTGCATGTGATTAACTGGATCCAGATCAACTGGATCCAGATCTGAATAAAGAGAAGCTGGAGATGATGAAAGAGCAGCTGGTCTCTGGATGTTCAGCAGGTCTCAGTTCAGTTCTGTTCACTGTTCCTCTAGAGGAACCTGTGGGAAATGAGGAAGAGATCCTGGATTTCATAAAGTGTTTATTTGCTCCTGAAGTTCAGCTGGAGGATCTGTTGACTGAATGTGGAGGAAGATTTTACTGTTTCAATATCAAGAGTAAATACATCATTCAGGTACAAGAAATACTGCAGAAGATTAAAGGACATTTTGGGACATTTATCTTGGAACGAATGAAGAGGACAGAGACAATTGTAGGTTGTTTTATTATTGTGAATGTtgtaaataacattaataacagAAACATCTGGAAGTTTGTTAGTTTGTCACACTGATCTTAATGGAAGAATCCATACAGTCTGTTTTAACAGTGATTTGATCATTCTGTTGTAGTTTCTGGAGAGTCTCCAGCTGAAGATCCAGATTCATCAGGTTCCTGAGAGGAAAGATCAGGTCAGGCTGATGCAGCTGGGAAAGCAGGATCTGGGAAGGGGCCACTGGAAACACCATAATCGGAAGAAATGTGTTTGAATCTTCAGTCGGTTCAAGAAATTACAGGTAAATGTTACAAagaaaatccaaatgaaacacTTTAAATACTGGTTTATtacatctcataataatgagaataatattataatggtaaataataaataataaacacttCTAATAATGATGATATATTTTCCAAGCAGATACTAAGCAACCACAAAACTGTCCTGCTGCTTATTGTGGCTGTAATGAAACTACTTTGTTGTTCAGCACATAAAGATGAACTGCTTATCATGATCtcagactgtggtgatgtggtttctccactgcatggatcttcatgtgtatcttcaggtgacttttaaaagagaaactctttccacactgatcacacatgtgcggcttctctccagtgtggatcatctcatgtgttttcagatttattgtctgactgaatctcttgtcacagtgtgaacacttgttaggtttctctccagtgtggatcatctcatgtgttttcagagatgatgaccgactaaatctcttgtcacaatgtgaacacttgtaaggtttttctccagtgtggatcctctcatgagTTTTCAGGTGTGATGActgattgaatctcttgtcacagtgtgaacacttgtaaggattttctccagtgtgaatcctttcatgtgttttcagatgtgatgactgactaaatctcttgtcacagtaagaacacttgtaaggtttttctccagtgtggatcatctcatgtTTTTTTAGATCAGTTGacagactgaatctcttgtcacagtgtgaacacttgtaaggtttttctccagtgtgaattctctggtgcagtTTTAAATCGCTCCCtgtagtaaaagtcttctcacactcaaaacACATGTACTCTTTCACACCAGTGTGTGTTTTCCGATGTCTATGTAAATTTTGcagctgtgaaaaactctttccacacacagaacatgaatgtggcttctcctttgtatgaactTTCAGGTGTCTCTTCAGATTTGATGCCCAGAGAAATGTTTTGCCACATTGATCACAAGTGAACGGCTTCTCACCGGTGTGGATCATCATGTGATTCTCAAGACTTTGTGTGTATGTGAAACTCTTCCCGCACAGATCACATgagaacggcttctctccagtatgaactctcatgtgaacatcaagactttgtttggttgagaaactctttccacactgagtgcaggttgaaAATTTCTCcgctgtttttttctttacaaatgtctttttagtctttgagtaactcaaaggtttttctccaggtttgtcatgatgttcctcctccacttcactcagttcttcactctcctcgcTCTCTTCCATCAGGTCTGAAGTGAAAAGGCATAAATTGAGCCTTCATGTACCAAAGTAGACAACTGCTATAAAATATTCTGATCACTTTGATGCCATTTTATCAATTAATTACATATCTCTGAAACTTAGCATGAATGAGGTACACTAATCTTCAATTATtagaattaaaaacattatagacAAATCACCATGTTTCTATAGTGAGAACTATTACTAATAGCTATAAATCAGCTTTTTCCTAAGTCAAGTTTTCAACGCTGTGAGCCAATCTGGAAAATTCATTTACTTGATACAGTTTATGGTTTATACCTTTTTTTGTCTAAAATTTTGGTTACATTGTTGCAAATTTTGAAccagatataaaataaatgtaaaataaaacatttaaaatactctATATTTTGACCTGATGTTGACAATCAATATGAACATTTCTCAAATATCACTTTACTGACCATTTGTTGAAAATTAGATTAACTGCATATCTAAATTTGCAGAAGTGCTTGAATCTTTttataaacaccaacctctttgttcttcagtatcttcagtgtgtttcattctgcagggttctggatcactcatgttctcactgtcctctttaataaactcagtctttgcagatttcagctcttcctgatgctctgatgctcatctgatgggaatattccaaCATTTATTGGGGaactgctgtgggaggagcttcactgatgatgtgagtgatgtaggaggagcttcactgatgatgtgagtgATGTGGGTGGAGGTTCACTTATGATGTGAGtgatgtgggaggagctgatctgccaaaataaaaaatatatcagttacttagtttttatttttattgagcaaccgaataaaaataatgtaaattctTCCAAGTATAATGATAAGAAAAACAGTTCTTATCATTAGACAGAAACAAATATACATATTAGTAGTCAACAAATTCCCTCAATCTGTTGAAAGCAAAAttagctttaagtgtcaatttacagcagatctgaagacatcagcataataaatgaggtgaaaacaggaactattgacatgaaataaagagtgttttcagcagtttcacTGTTAATATagatgatcctcagactatcaacactcattcaacaagacattcagatcattAGCAGATAATCTTACTTCATTCTAAatgtttgctgttagaaactgattATTTGAGTCAGGATATGTGAGATTAGACCATAATCtgttatttctcataatttgacatggaaaataacagaaaaacaaacattaatgaCAGTCTTCTTCATCAACCACTGCTTAATAACTATGAATTAACTATAACTATGAAACATGGTATGATTTTATAATAACAACATTCATTGTGATAAAGGCAagacaattttatttgtatagcacatttcatacactaTGGTAAttaaaagtgctttacataatgaagaaccaaatacataataataataaagaagtagaaataaaagtaaagaaaaataaataatagtaaaaacagATAATTTCGCCAcctggatggaagagctaggaagtttcagggcattttttttgttgtccatcagagcggatctaaatcACATGTCAGGACCACTGTCTAGCTCTACCTATTGAAGCACTTTGAACTGATACACAAAGTTTCATTGcccccttttgccaagaaatCTCAAACTGTGCCACACAGTCCCAGTCCCCCTTTTGGAGATATCTTAACTATGCAATGCAGTTCAAATTCCCCTTTGAAAAGAGTcttgactgtaatccagagatgcACAATGAACCATGCACAATAGCATAAattttcccctttggaaagttCCCCAACCAACGTGTTTTGATTTCCGGAATGTGTTAATCATGTTGTCTTTGCAAGTGATTGCAATTCCCCTTAGAAACCCCCTCCAAGTACCACAGAGTCAGATAGCCCGGCCATCATGGTTTGTCTCCTTATCCAAATTTCTCAAATGCTTTCTTCCttattctcccagctctttcagacagacagcaaattttaataaagtaattcGATTTTTAACATGTAACACACCCTACTGGAAAGATCTTACTTAGAGAAGAACTGATATTGTTTTCAATACTTGTTGTCAATACTGGAATTTCTCTAATTAAACTTgcattcaaaacaaaacaataaattgGAGTATAAAAGAGTgcaaattcataaataaaatgcatggtCAAATGGAGAACATAAATAACATGGGAGTCGAATTTTGCATAAAGATTAGCATTCATAGTAAACTACAGTTTTAAATGGTTTATGTGTTGTTAAATTGTTACAAGTTCTCCCAGTCTAGGTTGGGAAACTGTAACGTGATTAAATTAAACCAAAAGGGAGAAATGTAAATTGAAAAACTTGGAGGATTCCCTTTAGTCCTCTGCCCCGGAAATGTGAATCGAGGCAGGAAAAATGGTCAA from Megalobrama amblycephala isolate DHTTF-2021 linkage group LG5, ASM1881202v1, whole genome shotgun sequence encodes the following:
- the LOC125268174 gene encoding zinc finger protein 271-like — translated: MAGLSDSVCGKSFSTKQSLDVHMRVHTGEKPFSCDLCGKSFTYTQSLENHMMIHTGEKPFTCDQCGKTFLWASNLKRHLKVHTKEKPHSCSVCGKSFSQLQNLHRHRKTHTGVKEYMCFECEKTFTTGSDLKLHQRIHTGEKPYKCSHCDKRFSLSTDLKKHEMIHTGEKPYKCSYCDKRFSQSSHLKTHERIHTGENPYKCSHCDKRFNQSSHLKTHERIHTGEKPYKCSHCDKRFSRSSSLKTHEMIHTGEKPNKCSHCDKRFSQTINLKTHEMIHTGEKPHMCDQCGKSILLSQLHQPDLIFPLRNLMNLDLQLETLQKLQQNDQITVKTDCMDSSIKISHTGVKPFTCDQCGKSFSVKQYLERHMRVHTGEKPHACDQCGKSFSQFAHLKDHMMIHTGEKPFTCDQCGKSFIRKVHLKGHMRVHTGEKPHTCDQCGNSFTRSQHLKAHMMIHTGEKPFTCGQCGKTFIGSSALKKHLRVHTKEKPHSCSVCGKSFSLLQYLHEHQKTHTGVREYMCFECEKTFTTATNLERHQRIHTGEKPYKCSHCDKRFRQSGHLIKHKRIHTGEKLHTCF